One genomic window of Pirellulales bacterium includes the following:
- the queF gene encoding preQ(1) synthase produces the protein MSHDFRKTLETFANQFPDRQYTIEIVCPEFTSVCPKTGQPDFGVLTILYVPAANCVELKSLKLYLQQFRNEGIFYEHVTNRILDDLVAVLAPRRISLKAAFTARGGITTTVTATFEAHRG, from the coding sequence ATGAGCCATGATTTCCGCAAAACACTTGAAACTTTCGCCAATCAGTTCCCGGATCGGCAATACACGATCGAAATTGTCTGCCCCGAGTTCACTTCGGTCTGCCCGAAGACGGGGCAGCCAGATTTTGGAGTTTTGACAATTTTGTACGTACCGGCGGCCAACTGCGTCGAGCTGAAAAGTCTCAAGCTGTATTTACAACAGTTCCGCAACGAGGGAATTTTTTACGAACACGTGACCAATCGCATCCTCGACGATCTGGTGGCTGTGCTCGCTCCGCGTCGGATTTCGCTGAAGGCTGCCTTTACCGCCCGCGGCGGAATTACAACCACGGTCACCGCCACGTTCGAAGCCCACCGCGGATGA